In Lates calcarifer isolate ASB-BC8 linkage group LG4, TLL_Latcal_v3, whole genome shotgun sequence, a genomic segment contains:
- the nedd8l gene encoding NEDD8 ubiquitin like modifier, like, producing the protein MLIKVKTLTGKEIEIDIEPTDKVERIKERVEEKEGIPPQQQRLIYSGKQMNDEKTAADYKIQGGSVLHLVLALRGGSTVHSPGCIHLSSSS; encoded by the exons ATGCTGATAAAGGTGAAG ACTCTCACTGGAAAAGAAATAGAGATCGACATTGAGCCCACAGACAAG GTGGAGCGAATTAAAGAAAGGGTAGAGGAGAAGGAAGGGATCCCCCCGCAGCAACAAAGACTCATCTACAGTGGAAAACAGAT GAACGATGAGAAGACTGCAGCAGACTACAAGATCCAGGGAGGCTCAGTGCTCCATCTTGTGTTGGCGCTAAGAGGAGGTTCAACGGTCCACAGTCCCGGCTGCATAcacctctcctcttcatcatga